In Cedecea neteri, a single genomic region encodes these proteins:
- a CDS encoding amino acid ABC transporter ATP-binding protein yields the protein MSILTVKNLSKRYGENVVLNGINLEIETGRTQVIMGPSGCGKTTLIRCLNLLEQPDSGEICFHGESVLGDKKSAQQLRSKIGFVFQSFALYRHLSVLDNLTLALRKLQGKSRAQANAMAREELAYFDMSAHEEKFPAQLSGGQKQRVALARSLVMQPEMIILDEPTSALDPLMSQEVAQLINRLSQRKVTTVCVTHDIAFAGQISQQVVFMYGGAILAQGSVEYLANCGLPQVEKFFGNTTHE from the coding sequence ATGTCGATACTCACGGTAAAAAATCTCAGCAAGCGCTACGGTGAGAACGTGGTGCTTAACGGTATCAATCTGGAAATAGAAACGGGGCGCACGCAGGTCATCATGGGCCCATCAGGCTGCGGAAAAACCACGTTAATTCGCTGCCTTAATTTGCTTGAACAGCCTGACTCCGGTGAAATCTGTTTTCATGGTGAAAGTGTTCTTGGTGATAAAAAGAGCGCTCAGCAACTGCGCAGCAAAATTGGTTTTGTGTTTCAGAGCTTTGCGTTATACCGCCATCTTAGCGTGCTCGATAACCTGACCCTGGCCCTGAGAAAGCTACAGGGAAAGAGCAGGGCGCAGGCGAATGCAATGGCACGAGAGGAACTGGCCTATTTTGATATGTCTGCCCATGAAGAAAAATTTCCTGCCCAGCTTTCCGGGGGGCAAAAACAGCGTGTAGCGCTGGCGCGTAGCCTGGTGATGCAACCTGAGATGATTATTCTGGACGAGCCGACTTCTGCATTGGATCCGTTGATGAGTCAGGAGGTTGCACAACTGATTAACCGGCTTTCACAGCGGAAGGTCACGACGGTCTGTGTGACCCACGATATTGCCTTTGCGGGGCAAATTAGCCAGCAGGTGGTGTTTATGTATGGCGGAGCTATCCTGGCACAGGGATCGGTAGAATATCTGGCGAATTGCGGCCTGCCGCAGGTGGAAAAATTTTTTGGAAACACAACTCATGAGTAG
- a CDS encoding amino acid ABC transporter permease, which yields MLARELFDITGLLLHGVVYTFVITLSCFATAVISGLGVAALRRLTGGHVASVLNLLVFILRAIPVLVLLFLIYFGLPGFGLNVPPLVAMNLSLGLIGGAYLSEVFRGALASVDEQEIAAARASGFSGWQILCWIEFPQMLRFSVPGVMNELTAILKNTPFAYTVGVTEILGQAKALTASTMLGMSIYMLAGVLYFLIYKFFQIVLTKIKNRYAVE from the coding sequence ATGCTGGCCAGAGAGCTCTTCGATATTACGGGTCTTTTGCTTCATGGCGTGGTGTACACCTTCGTGATCACCCTGTCGTGTTTTGCAACGGCTGTTATTTCGGGGCTGGGAGTCGCCGCGCTGCGGCGGCTCACCGGCGGTCATGTGGCAAGCGTGCTTAATCTGCTCGTTTTCATTCTTCGGGCTATTCCGGTGCTGGTTCTGCTCTTCCTAATCTACTTCGGTCTGCCGGGATTTGGCCTTAACGTGCCTCCGCTGGTAGCAATGAATTTGAGTCTGGGGTTAATCGGAGGTGCTTATCTGTCTGAAGTGTTTCGCGGCGCTCTGGCATCGGTGGATGAGCAAGAAATAGCGGCCGCGCGCGCCAGCGGTTTTAGCGGCTGGCAGATTTTGTGCTGGATTGAATTTCCCCAAATGCTGCGTTTTTCCGTTCCCGGCGTGATGAACGAGCTTACGGCAATCCTGAAAAACACACCGTTTGCTTACACCGTGGGCGTCACGGAGATCCTTGGACAGGCAAAAGCGCTGACGGCATCCACCATGCTTGGTATGAGCATTTACATGTTGGCGGGCGTGCTTTACTTCCTCATTTATAAGTTTTTTCAAATTGTTTTGACGAAAATTAAGAACCGCTATGCGGTGGAATAA
- a CDS encoding transporter substrate-binding domain-containing protein produces the protein MKNIKKAVLISLLAITASGAYAADPVKGKTLIVAISPNSPPMLFKDQNGKLQGVDLEIFNGYCKVRGCKIETKEYDWDGMLGAVASKQADVAFSGISITDKRKKVMDFSDSYYENSFNLVSLASKKLKITDLAQLKKYSIGYPRGMAYTDLIKSDLEPKGFYNVADVKLYPSYNEAVTDLKNGNLDLAFIEEPVYDNYRFHQKMPLAISYSFKGVDHLGFAFQQGSPVRDDFNAYLKQLGPKKLAAIMDKWLKS, from the coding sequence ATGAAAAATATCAAAAAAGCTGTATTGATCTCTTTGTTGGCAATAACCGCATCCGGGGCTTACGCCGCCGATCCGGTAAAAGGTAAAACGCTGATTGTTGCTATTTCACCTAACTCACCACCGATGTTGTTTAAAGATCAAAACGGGAAGTTACAGGGCGTTGACCTGGAGATTTTCAACGGCTATTGCAAAGTCCGTGGTTGTAAAATTGAAACCAAAGAGTATGACTGGGACGGAATGTTAGGTGCCGTGGCCAGCAAACAGGCTGATGTCGCGTTCTCCGGCATTTCTATCACCGATAAGCGTAAAAAAGTGATGGATTTCTCTGACTCCTATTATGAGAACTCGTTTAACCTTGTGAGCCTGGCTTCCAAAAAGCTGAAAATAACCGACCTGGCGCAGCTTAAGAAATACAGCATCGGTTACCCACGCGGTATGGCGTATACCGATTTAATTAAAAGCGATCTGGAGCCTAAGGGCTTCTACAACGTTGCCGATGTAAAACTTTATCCGTCCTACAACGAAGCGGTGACCGATCTTAAAAACGGAAACCTGGACCTGGCCTTTATCGAAGAGCCGGTATACGACAACTACCGCTTCCATCAAAAAATGCCGCTGGCTATCAGCTACTCCTTCAAGGGGGTAGATCACCTCGGCTTCGCGTTCCAGCAGGGCTCCCCGGTACGCGATGACTTTAACGCTTACCTGAAACAACTGGGCCCGAAAAAGCTGGCTGCCATTATGGATAAATGGTTGAAATCATAA
- a CDS encoding MerR family DNA-binding transcriptional regulator: protein MARFNIDVLASQCGVTPANIRSWQRYGLIKPQVDENGHRFFNITHCSQVADIVGYLGRGAALPDMLALLNGEESRNPSGWLEVQETLLAQCEAMQPTKLRALIWRYGRELPPGIFIDEVIRPLRLWMNSSVRHEMAMSSAMLDSALFEYATFVLASGRKRPGGSLVMIALSLKDRLELWLEAIRYASDGFRVELFDSVVAEPDLSRIDADHILIWSDKGLTAKQQAAYARWLQDGRPVFLVGQARDKKQ, encoded by the coding sequence ATGGCCCGATTTAACATTGATGTTCTTGCTTCTCAATGCGGTGTGACGCCCGCCAATATTCGTAGCTGGCAGCGTTATGGGTTGATCAAGCCGCAGGTGGATGAGAACGGGCACCGTTTTTTTAATATTACCCACTGTTCCCAGGTAGCCGACATTGTTGGCTACCTGGGCAGGGGCGCTGCGTTACCGGATATGCTGGCGTTACTGAACGGCGAGGAAAGTCGTAATCCTTCCGGGTGGCTTGAGGTCCAGGAAACCCTGCTGGCGCAGTGCGAAGCGATGCAACCCACGAAGCTGAGGGCGCTTATCTGGCGCTATGGGCGAGAACTTCCCCCGGGCATTTTTATCGACGAGGTGATTCGTCCGCTACGACTGTGGATGAATTCCAGCGTGCGTCATGAAATGGCAATGAGTAGCGCCATGCTGGACAGTGCCCTTTTTGAATACGCGACGTTCGTGCTGGCCAGCGGCCGCAAACGCCCAGGCGGAAGCCTTGTGATGATTGCCTTGTCGCTAAAAGACCGGCTTGAGCTTTGGCTGGAAGCGATTCGCTATGCCAGCGATGGTTTCAGGGTTGAGCTGTTCGACAGCGTTGTGGCCGAGCCTGATTTAAGCCGAATCGATGCCGATCATATTCTTATCTGGTCTGATAAGGGACTGACCGCTAAGCAGCAAGCCGCATACGCCCGCTGGCTGCAGGACGGTCGGCCAGTATTTCTTGTGGGCCAAGCGCGAGATAAAAAACAATAA
- a CDS encoding L-threonylcarbamoyladenylate synthase, with the protein MSQFFYIHPDNPQPRLINQAVDIIRKGGVIVYPTDSGYALGCKIEDKGAMERICRIRQLPDGHNFTLMCRDLSELSTYAFVDNVAFRLIKNNTPGNYTFILKGTKEVPRRLLQEKRKTIGLRVPSNPIALALLEVLNEPMLSTSLMLPGSEFTESDPEEIKDRLEKVVDLVIHGGYLGQQPTTVIDLTEDAPVVMREGVGDVKPFL; encoded by the coding sequence ATGAGTCAGTTTTTTTATATCCACCCGGATAACCCGCAGCCGCGTCTGATTAACCAGGCCGTCGATATTATTCGTAAAGGCGGGGTCATTGTTTACCCTACCGATTCCGGCTATGCGCTGGGCTGCAAGATTGAAGATAAGGGCGCCATGGAGCGCATTTGCCGTATTCGTCAACTCCCCGACGGCCATAATTTTACCCTGATGTGTCGGGATCTGTCGGAGCTGTCGACTTACGCCTTCGTCGACAACGTGGCGTTCCGCCTGATTAAAAACAACACGCCGGGGAATTACACCTTTATTCTGAAGGGCACCAAAGAGGTTCCCCGCCGTTTGCTGCAGGAAAAACGTAAAACCATCGGGCTGCGTGTGCCGTCGAACCCGATTGCGTTGGCGCTGCTTGAAGTGTTGAACGAGCCGATGCTGTCGACTTCGCTGATGCTGCCGGGCAGCGAGTTTACCGAGTCCGATCCCGAAGAGATCAAAGATCGCCTCGAGAAAGTGGTGGATCTGGTTATCCACGGCGGTTATCTGGGGCAGCAGCCCACTACGGTTATCGATCTGACGGAGGACGCACCGGTTGTGATGCGCGAGGGCGTCGGGGACGTTAAACCTTTCCTGTAA
- the rnm gene encoding RNase RNM encodes MSGAILSEPTLATIHDLHSHTTASDGLLSPEALVNRAVDMRVTVLAITDHDTVAGLPAARTEIQRLNLPLQLISGVEISTVWENHEIHIVGLGIDEQHPALKLFLEQQSERRSQRAEMIAERLDKARIPGALEGAMRHAGSGAITRGHFARFLVEQGKASNMADVFKKYLAKGKTGYVPPQWCTIEQAIDVIHHSGGQAVLAHPGRYGLTAKWLKRLLAHFAEHGGDAMEVAQCQQAPNERTQLASYAKQFNLLASQGSDFHLPCAWIELGRKLWLPAGVEPVWQHWEQSHIAKERAV; translated from the coding sequence ATTTCTGGAGCCATTTTGAGCGAGCCCACCCTGGCCACGATCCACGACCTGCACAGCCACACTACCGCCTCGGACGGCCTGTTGTCTCCTGAAGCTTTGGTTAATCGCGCCGTCGATATGCGCGTTACGGTACTGGCGATTACCGATCATGACACCGTGGCGGGCCTGCCTGCCGCAAGGACTGAAATTCAGCGTCTGAATTTACCGCTACAGTTAATTAGCGGCGTTGAAATTTCCACCGTCTGGGAAAATCACGAAATTCATATCGTTGGCCTGGGCATTGATGAACAGCATCCTGCGCTGAAGCTTTTTCTTGAACAGCAAAGTGAACGCCGCAGCCAGCGCGCGGAAATGATTGCTGAGCGTCTGGATAAAGCACGTATTCCCGGTGCGTTAGAAGGAGCGATGCGTCACGCAGGCAGCGGGGCCATTACCCGAGGGCATTTTGCCCGTTTTCTGGTCGAGCAGGGCAAAGCCAGCAATATGGCCGATGTTTTTAAAAAGTATCTGGCGAAGGGGAAAACCGGATACGTTCCGCCCCAGTGGTGTACAATAGAACAAGCTATTGATGTGATTCATCATTCTGGCGGGCAGGCGGTGCTGGCGCATCCAGGGCGCTACGGCCTGACCGCAAAATGGCTAAAACGACTGCTGGCGCACTTTGCCGAACACGGTGGCGATGCCATGGAAGTTGCGCAGTGCCAGCAGGCTCCCAACGAACGTACCCAGCTTGCGAGCTACGCTAAGCAATTTAATCTGCTGGCGTCGCAGGGGTCTGATTTTCATCTGCCCTGCGCGTGGATTGAACTGGGTCGTAAGCTGTGGCTACCGGCGGGCGTTGAGCCCGTCTGGCAGCACTGGGAGCAGAGCCACATCGCTAAAGAGAGGGCAGTATGA
- a CDS encoding anthranilate synthase component 1, translating into MQTQKPALELLSSEAAYRENPTALFHQLCGARPATLLLESADIDSKDDLKSLLLVDSAMRITALGDTVTLQALSANGASLLPLLDAALPAGVENEHFPDGRTLRFPTVSTLLDEDARLCSLSVFDAFRIMQELVSVPADERHAMFFGGLFAYDLVAGFEDLPQLKQDNRCPDYCFYLAETLLTIDHQKKQTRIQASLFTPSGSEKQRLLKRTEQLRQQISEEPAALPVQKVEHMSCDVNQTDEEFGAVVRQMQKAIRIGEIFQVVPSRRFSLPCPSPLAAYQTLKKSNPSPYMFFMQDNDFTLFGASPESSLKYDATNRQIEIYPIAGTRPRGRRADGSLDRDLDSRIELEMRTDHKELSEHLMLVDLARNDLARICTPGSRYVADLTKVDRYSFVMHLVSRVVGELRHDLDVLHAYRACMNMGTLSGAPKVRAMQLIAGAEGVRRGSYGGAVGYFTAHGDLDTCIVIRSAYVEDGIATVQAGAGVVLDSDPQSEADETRNKARAVLRAIATAHHAQEIF; encoded by the coding sequence ATGCAAACACAAAAACCGGCACTTGAACTCCTGAGCAGCGAAGCTGCCTACCGTGAAAACCCAACGGCCCTTTTCCACCAGCTGTGCGGCGCGCGCCCTGCGACGCTGCTGCTGGAATCCGCAGACATCGACAGTAAAGACGACTTAAAAAGCCTGCTGCTGGTAGATAGCGCCATGCGCATTACGGCTTTAGGTGACACCGTCACCTTACAGGCCTTGTCGGCTAACGGTGCTTCCCTGCTGCCGCTGCTGGATGCCGCCCTGCCGGCTGGTGTCGAAAACGAACACTTCCCGGATGGCCGCACCCTTCGCTTCCCAACAGTCAGCACGTTATTAGATGAAGACGCGCGCCTGTGCTCGCTGTCGGTCTTTGACGCATTCCGCATTATGCAGGAACTGGTCAGCGTGCCTGCAGATGAACGCCATGCGATGTTCTTCGGCGGTCTGTTTGCCTACGATCTGGTGGCCGGGTTCGAAGACCTGCCGCAGCTGAAGCAGGACAACCGCTGCCCGGATTACTGCTTCTACCTGGCCGAAACCTTATTGACCATCGATCACCAGAAAAAGCAAACCCGCATTCAGGCCAGCCTCTTTACGCCTTCCGGGAGCGAAAAACAGCGCCTGCTGAAACGCACCGAACAGCTGCGTCAGCAAATCAGCGAAGAACCCGCTGCTCTGCCAGTGCAGAAAGTTGAGCACATGAGCTGTGATGTCAATCAGACAGACGAAGAGTTCGGGGCGGTTGTTCGCCAGATGCAAAAAGCCATTCGCATCGGTGAAATTTTCCAGGTTGTGCCGTCCCGCCGCTTCTCGCTGCCTTGCCCGTCACCGCTAGCGGCATACCAGACGCTGAAGAAGAGCAACCCAAGCCCATACATGTTCTTTATGCAGGACAACGATTTCACGCTGTTCGGCGCTTCCCCGGAAAGCTCACTCAAATATGATGCGACGAATCGCCAGATTGAGATCTACCCGATAGCTGGCACCCGCCCTCGTGGCCGCCGCGCCGACGGATCGCTGGATCGCGACCTGGACAGCCGTATCGAGCTGGAAATGCGTACCGATCATAAGGAACTTTCCGAGCACTTAATGCTGGTTGACCTGGCGCGGAACGATCTCGCCCGCATCTGTACGCCGGGCAGCCGCTACGTGGCGGATTTAACCAAAGTCGACCGTTACTCCTTTGTTATGCATCTGGTTTCCCGTGTTGTTGGCGAGCTGCGTCACGACCTGGACGTGCTGCACGCCTACCGCGCCTGCATGAATATGGGCACCCTGAGCGGCGCACCGAAAGTGCGTGCGATGCAGTTGATTGCCGGGGCCGAAGGCGTCCGTCGCGGCAGCTACGGCGGCGCAGTGGGCTACTTCACCGCCCACGGCGACCTCGATACCTGTATCGTCATCCGCTCAGCCTACGTTGAAGACGGCATTGCCACCGTGCAGGCTGGCGCCGGTGTTGTGCTTGATTCAGACCCGCAGTCCGAAGCCGACGAAACCCGCAACAAAGCCCGCGCTGTTTTGCGCGCCATTGCTACCGCGCATCACGCCCAGGAGATTTTTTAA
- the trpD gene encoding bifunctional anthranilate synthase glutamate amidotransferase component TrpG/anthranilate phosphoribosyltransferase TrpD, which translates to MADILLLDNIDSFTYNLADQLRANGHNVVIYRNHVPAQTLIERLATMDNPVLMLSPGPGAPSEAGCMPELLTRMRGKLPIIGICLGHQAIVEAYGGYVGQAGEILHGKASSISHDGEAMFAGLPNPLPVARYHSLVGSNIPAGLTINAHFDGMVMAVRHEADRVVGFQFHPESILTSHGASLLEQTLDWALQKLKQANTLQPILDKLYQAQTLSREESHQLFSAIVRGELKPEQLAAALVSMKVRGEHPNEIAGAASALLEHAAPFPSPSYEFADIVGTGGDGSNSINISTASAFVAAAVGLKVAKHGNRSVSSRSGSSDLLAAFGINLEMNADASRKALDELGVCFLFAPKYHTGFRHAMPVRQQLKTRTLFNVLGPLINPAHPPLALIGVYSPELVLPIAETLRVLGYKRAAVVHSGGMDEVSLHAPTLVAELNNGEIKSYQLTAADFDLPAYHQEALAGGTPEENRDILTRLLQGKGETAHESAVAANVAMLMRLHGHEDLKANAKKVLDVLRSGAAYDRVTALAGRG; encoded by the coding sequence ATGGCTGACATTCTGCTGCTCGATAATATTGACTCATTCACCTATAACCTGGCAGACCAGCTGCGCGCGAACGGCCACAACGTGGTGATTTACCGTAATCACGTCCCGGCACAAACGCTGATCGAACGTCTGGCCACCATGGATAACCCGGTGCTGATGCTGTCCCCTGGGCCAGGTGCCCCAAGCGAAGCGGGCTGCATGCCGGAATTACTGACGCGTATGCGCGGTAAACTGCCGATTATCGGCATTTGTCTCGGCCACCAGGCCATTGTGGAAGCGTACGGCGGTTACGTCGGCCAGGCGGGCGAAATCCTGCACGGCAAAGCCTCCTCCATTTCCCATGACGGCGAAGCGATGTTTGCCGGGCTGCCTAACCCGCTGCCGGTGGCGCGCTATCACTCCCTGGTGGGCAGCAACATCCCTGCCGGCCTGACCATCAACGCGCATTTCGACGGCATGGTGATGGCCGTTCGCCACGAGGCTGACCGGGTTGTGGGCTTCCAGTTCCACCCGGAATCCATCCTTACCAGCCACGGCGCTAGCCTGCTGGAGCAGACCCTCGACTGGGCGCTGCAGAAGCTGAAGCAGGCCAATACGCTGCAGCCGATCCTCGACAAGCTTTATCAGGCGCAAACCCTGAGCCGCGAAGAGAGCCACCAGCTGTTTTCCGCCATCGTTCGCGGCGAGCTGAAGCCTGAGCAGCTGGCCGCCGCGCTGGTTAGCATGAAGGTTCGCGGTGAACACCCGAACGAAATCGCCGGGGCCGCATCTGCCCTGCTTGAGCACGCCGCGCCGTTCCCAAGCCCGAGCTACGAATTTGCCGATATCGTCGGCACCGGCGGCGACGGCAGCAACAGCATTAATATCTCAACCGCCAGCGCCTTTGTCGCCGCTGCGGTAGGGCTAAAAGTTGCCAAACACGGCAACCGCAGCGTTTCCAGCCGTTCGGGTTCCTCCGATCTGCTGGCAGCGTTCGGCATCAACCTGGAAATGAACGCGGATGCTTCCCGTAAAGCGCTGGACGAGCTGGGCGTTTGCTTCCTGTTTGCGCCTAAGTACCACACCGGATTCCGCCACGCGATGCCGGTTCGTCAGCAGTTGAAAACGCGTACCTTGTTCAACGTTTTAGGGCCGCTGATTAACCCGGCGCATCCGCCGCTGGCGCTGATCGGCGTCTACAGCCCGGAACTGGTACTGCCGATTGCCGAAACCCTTCGCGTCCTCGGCTATAAGCGTGCAGCGGTGGTTCACAGCGGCGGTATGGATGAAGTTTCGCTCCACGCGCCAACGCTGGTCGCTGAATTAAATAACGGCGAAATCAAAAGCTATCAGTTGACCGCCGCCGATTTCGACCTTCCGGCCTATCACCAGGAAGCGCTAGCGGGCGGTACGCCGGAAGAAAACCGTGACATTCTGACCCGCCTGCTACAAGGTAAGGGCGAGACCGCGCACGAGTCTGCCGTCGCGGCCAACGTAGCGATGCTGATGAGATTGCACGGCCATGAAGACTTGAAGGCTAACGCCAAAAAAGTGCTGGATGTATTGCGCAGCGGAGCCGCATATGACCGCGTCACCGCGCTGGCAGGAAGAGGATAA
- the trpCF gene encoding bifunctional indole-3-glycerol-phosphate synthase TrpC/phosphoribosylanthranilate isomerase TrpF, which yields MQETVLNRIVADKVLWVEARKQQQPLASFQNEIVPATRNFYHALQGARTVFILECKKASPSKGVIRDDFDPARIAGVYKHYASAVSVLTDEKYFQGSFDFLPIVSGIVSQPVLCKDFIIDAYQIHLARFYQADACLLMLSVLDDEQYRQLAAVAHSLNMGVLTEVSNEEELERAIALGAKVVGINNRDLRDLSIDLDRTRQLAPRLTHGVTVISESGINNYAQVRELSHFANGFLIGSALMSEDDLNAAVRRVLLGENKVCGLTRGEDARAAQEAGAIYGGLIFVPTSPRFVSDEKAAAVIASAPLRYVGVFRNTPVTEVVQKVETFSLSAVQLHGAETQAYITELRALLPENTQIWKALSVADTLPERNLQHVDKYVFDNGQGGTGQSFDWRLLAGQKLDNVILAGGLGADNCVEAAKAGCAGLDFNSGVESAPGIKDANKLAAVFRTLRAY from the coding sequence ATGCAGGAGACCGTTTTAAACCGCATCGTGGCTGATAAAGTGCTGTGGGTTGAAGCCCGCAAACAGCAGCAGCCGCTGGCGAGCTTCCAGAATGAGATTGTGCCAGCCACGCGGAACTTCTATCACGCGCTGCAGGGTGCCCGCACCGTCTTTATTCTTGAATGCAAAAAGGCATCTCCCTCTAAAGGGGTGATCCGCGATGACTTCGACCCGGCACGTATCGCCGGTGTTTATAAACATTATGCCTCTGCCGTATCGGTTCTGACCGACGAGAAATACTTCCAGGGCAGCTTCGATTTTCTGCCAATCGTCAGCGGCATTGTCAGCCAGCCGGTGCTGTGCAAAGACTTTATTATCGACGCCTACCAGATCCATCTGGCGCGTTTTTACCAGGCGGATGCCTGCCTGCTGATGCTCTCGGTGCTGGACGATGAACAGTATCGCCAGCTGGCCGCCGTGGCCCACAGCCTGAACATGGGCGTGCTGACGGAAGTCAGCAACGAAGAAGAGCTGGAGCGCGCCATCGCGCTCGGGGCCAAAGTGGTCGGCATCAACAACCGCGATCTGCGCGATTTGTCCATTGACCTGGACCGTACCCGCCAACTGGCCCCGCGTCTGACCCACGGCGTCACGGTTATCAGCGAATCGGGCATAAATAATTACGCCCAGGTTCGTGAGCTGAGCCACTTCGCCAACGGGTTCCTGATTGGCTCTGCGTTGATGAGTGAAGATGACCTGAACGCTGCGGTACGCCGCGTGTTGCTGGGTGAAAATAAAGTTTGCGGCCTGACCCGGGGGGAAGATGCTCGTGCAGCACAGGAAGCCGGGGCTATTTACGGTGGCCTGATCTTCGTCCCAACTTCGCCGCGCTTCGTCAGCGATGAAAAAGCTGCCGCAGTCATTGCCTCTGCGCCGCTTCGTTACGTGGGTGTATTCAGAAATACGCCGGTAACAGAAGTTGTGCAGAAAGTAGAGACGTTCTCACTGAGCGCAGTTCAGCTTCACGGCGCTGAGACCCAGGCCTACATTACTGAGCTGCGAGCGCTGCTGCCGGAGAACACACAAATCTGGAAAGCGTTGAGCGTAGCCGACACGCTTCCAGAGAGGAATCTGCAGCACGTCGACAAATACGTGTTCGATAACGGCCAGGGCGGCACCGGGCAAAGCTTTGACTGGCGACTGTTAGCCGGACAAAAGCTGGACAACGTGATTCTGGCGGGCGGCCTCGGAGCGGATAACTGCGTGGAAGCGGCTAAAGCCGGCTGCGCGGGACTGGATTTCAACTCTGGCGTGGAAAGCGCGCCGGGAATAAAAGATGCTAACAAGCTGGCTGCGGTCTTCCGGACCCTGCGGGCTTACTAA
- the trpB gene encoding tryptophan synthase subunit beta, whose protein sequence is MTLLNPYFGEFGGMYVPQILMPALRQLEEAFVAAQSDAEFQAEFTDLLKNYAGRPTALTKCKNLTAGTNTTLYLKREDLLHGGAHKTNQVLGQALLARRMGKTEIIAETGAGQHGVASALASALLGLKCRIYMGAKDVERQSPNVFRMRLMGAEVIPVHSGSSTLKDACNEALRDWSASYETAHYMLGTAAGPHPFPTIVREFQRMIGEETKAQILEKEGRLPDAVIACVGGGSNAIGMFADFIDETSVGLIGVEPAGHGIETGEHGAPLKHGRVGIYFGMKSPMMQTDEGQIEESYSISAGLDFPSVGPQHAYLNSTGRADYVSITDDEALDAFKALCRSEGIIPALESSHALAHALKMMRENPEKEQLLVVNLSGRGDKDIFTVHDILKARGEM, encoded by the coding sequence ATGACTTTACTGAACCCTTATTTTGGTGAATTTGGCGGTATGTACGTACCGCAGATCCTGATGCCTGCTTTGCGCCAGCTCGAAGAAGCTTTTGTGGCGGCGCAAAGCGATGCTGAGTTCCAGGCGGAGTTTACCGACCTGCTGAAGAACTACGCGGGCCGCCCAACGGCGCTGACCAAATGCAAAAACCTCACAGCTGGCACCAACACCACGCTGTATCTCAAACGTGAAGATCTGCTTCACGGCGGCGCGCACAAAACTAACCAGGTGCTGGGCCAGGCGCTGCTTGCCAGGCGCATGGGCAAAACCGAGATCATCGCCGAAACCGGCGCGGGTCAGCACGGCGTAGCTTCTGCTCTCGCCAGCGCCCTGCTCGGCCTGAAATGCCGCATTTATATGGGGGCCAAAGACGTCGAGCGCCAGTCGCCAAACGTCTTCCGTATGCGCCTGATGGGGGCCGAAGTCATTCCGGTGCACAGCGGCTCATCTACCCTGAAAGATGCCTGTAACGAGGCGCTGCGCGACTGGTCTGCAAGCTATGAAACCGCGCACTACATGCTCGGCACCGCCGCAGGTCCGCACCCGTTCCCGACCATCGTGCGTGAATTCCAGCGCATGATCGGCGAAGAAACCAAAGCGCAGATCCTGGAAAAAGAAGGTCGTCTGCCTGACGCGGTGATCGCCTGCGTGGGCGGGGGCTCTAACGCCATCGGTATGTTTGCCGACTTTATCGACGAAACCAGCGTGGGCCTGATTGGCGTTGAGCCAGCCGGGCACGGGATCGAAACCGGTGAACACGGGGCGCCGCTGAAACATGGCCGCGTGGGGATCTACTTCGGCATGAAGTCGCCGATGATGCAAACCGACGAAGGGCAAATTGAAGAGTCTTACTCTATTTCTGCCGGGCTGGACTTCCCGTCCGTAGGGCCGCAGCACGCGTACCTGAACAGCACCGGCCGCGCCGATTACGTCTCTATTACCGATGACGAAGCGCTGGATGCCTTTAAAGCACTGTGCCGCAGCGAAGGGATTATTCCTGCGCTGGAGTCCTCCCACGCCCTCGCCCATGCCTTAAAAATGATGCGCGAGAACCCTGAAAAAGAGCAGCTGTTGGTAGTGAACCTCTCTGGCCGCGGCGACAAAGACATCTTCACCGTCCACGATATTCTGAAAGCACGAGGGGAAATGTAA